In one Andrena cerasifolii isolate SP2316 chromosome 2, iyAndCera1_principal, whole genome shotgun sequence genomic region, the following are encoded:
- the LOC143366066 gene encoding galactose mutarotase isoform X2 yields MCMHDAAVLIGTCRFVVQLRRVVNMVNNVHLSSIAITVLHLFGSTMDSSGEESIIMEKWGSIDGRCIEKYTLKNKAGQEVDIITYGATITSIRTPDKQGKIADIVLGFDNVQGYTSASNPYFGATIGRVANRIGKGEFILNGIKYHVTRNKGQHSLHGGAKGWSSKVWIATIRNDWLVLTLLSEDGDEGYPGAAIASAAFNLTADGELRIVMKAFVTKATPINLTNHSYFNLAGHESNATELYKHQVTLNANSWTVTDAESIPTGEIRSVENTIMDLRNSTTLGHVIDKVSGGGYDHNFCVTATDTGDDTVFVARVLHPTSGRYLEVYSNQPGVQFYTSNFLPEQGSPGIRGKNNSEYFKHGAFCLETQNYPDAVNHKNFFNSILEPGRVYNHSVTYRFGVIA; encoded by the exons ATGTGCATGCACGACGCTGCTGTATTGATAGGAACTTG TAGATTCGTCGTTCAGCTGCGCCGCGTCGTCAACATGGTCAACAACGTGCATCTCTCCAGTATAGCGATAACAGTCCTACATCTGTTCGG ATCGACCATGGACTCGAGCGGTGAAGAATCAATAATAATGGAGAAATGGGGATCTATCGATGGACGATGCATAGAAAAGTACACTTTAAAAAACAAAGCTGGTCAAGAGGTGGATATTATAACATATGGTGCGACGATAACGTCCATTAGAACACCAGATAAACAGGGTAAAATAGCGGACATCGTTCTAGGCTTCGATAACGTCCAAG GGTACACGAGTGCGAGCAATCCGTACTTCGGCGCGACGATAGGGCGAGTTGCGAACCGTATTGGTAAAGGTGAATTTATTTTGAACGGAATCAAGTATCATGTAACCAGGAACAAAGGGCAGCACAGTCTTCACGGTGGTGCGAAGGGTTGGAGTTCGAAAGTATGGATTGCCACTATTCGAAACGACTGGCTCGTATTGACGCTTTTAAGCGAAGACGGCGACGAAGGTTATCCAGGGGCTGCTATAGCTTCTGCAGCTTTTAACCTAACCGCTGACGGCGAGTTGCGTATCGTTATGAAAGCTTTCGTTACCAAAGCTACCCCGATCAACTTGACTAATCACAGTTACTTCAACTTGGCCGGCCAT GAAAGTAATGCTACCGAACTATATAAACATCAAGTCACTTTAAATGCGAATAGTTGGACCGTTACTGACGCAGAAAGTATTCCCACCGGTGAAATTCGATCGGTTGAGAATACTATAATGGATTTGAGAAACTCGACGACACTTGGGCATGTTATTGATAAAGTGTCTGGCGGTGGTTACGATCATAATTTTTGTGTCACAGCGACTGACACCGGGGATGATACAGTATTTGTTGCTAGAGTATTACATCCGACTTCTGGAAGATACTTGGAGGTTTATTCCAATCAACCAGGCGTACAATTTTATACATCTAATTTCCTGCCCGAACAAGGGAGCCCGGGTATTAGAGGAAAGAATAACAGTGAATATTTCAAGCACGGAGCATTCTGCTTGGAAACACAGAATTATCCAGACGCTGTGAATCAT AAAAACTTTTTCAACAGTATACTCGAACCTGGAAGGGTCTATAATCATAGTGTTACTTATAGATTTGGAGTAATAGCTTGA
- the LOC143366066 gene encoding galactose mutarotase isoform X3 gives MDSSGEESIIMEKWGSIDGRCIEKYTLKNKAGQEVDIITYGATITSIRTPDKQGKIADIVLGFDNVQGYTSASNPYFGATIGRVANRIGKGEFILNGIKYHVTRNKGQHSLHGGAKGWSSKVWIATIRNDWLVLTLLSEDGDEGYPGAAIASAAFNLTADGELRIVMKAFVTKATPINLTNHSYFNLAGHESNATELYKHQVTLNANSWTVTDAESIPTGEIRSVENTIMDLRNSTTLGHVIDKVSGGGYDHNFCVTATDTGDDTVFVARVLHPTSGRYLEVYSNQPGVQFYTSNFLPEQGSPGIRGKNNSEYFKHGAFCLETQNYPDAVNHKNFFNSILEPGRVYNHSVTYRFGVIA, from the exons ATGGACTCGAGCGGTGAAGAATCAATAATAATGGAGAAATGGGGATCTATCGATGGACGATGCATAGAAAAGTACACTTTAAAAAACAAAGCTGGTCAAGAGGTGGATATTATAACATATGGTGCGACGATAACGTCCATTAGAACACCAGATAAACAGGGTAAAATAGCGGACATCGTTCTAGGCTTCGATAACGTCCAAG GGTACACGAGTGCGAGCAATCCGTACTTCGGCGCGACGATAGGGCGAGTTGCGAACCGTATTGGTAAAGGTGAATTTATTTTGAACGGAATCAAGTATCATGTAACCAGGAACAAAGGGCAGCACAGTCTTCACGGTGGTGCGAAGGGTTGGAGTTCGAAAGTATGGATTGCCACTATTCGAAACGACTGGCTCGTATTGACGCTTTTAAGCGAAGACGGCGACGAAGGTTATCCAGGGGCTGCTATAGCTTCTGCAGCTTTTAACCTAACCGCTGACGGCGAGTTGCGTATCGTTATGAAAGCTTTCGTTACCAAAGCTACCCCGATCAACTTGACTAATCACAGTTACTTCAACTTGGCCGGCCAT GAAAGTAATGCTACCGAACTATATAAACATCAAGTCACTTTAAATGCGAATAGTTGGACCGTTACTGACGCAGAAAGTATTCCCACCGGTGAAATTCGATCGGTTGAGAATACTATAATGGATTTGAGAAACTCGACGACACTTGGGCATGTTATTGATAAAGTGTCTGGCGGTGGTTACGATCATAATTTTTGTGTCACAGCGACTGACACCGGGGATGATACAGTATTTGTTGCTAGAGTATTACATCCGACTTCTGGAAGATACTTGGAGGTTTATTCCAATCAACCAGGCGTACAATTTTATACATCTAATTTCCTGCCCGAACAAGGGAGCCCGGGTATTAGAGGAAAGAATAACAGTGAATATTTCAAGCACGGAGCATTCTGCTTGGAAACACAGAATTATCCAGACGCTGTGAATCAT AAAAACTTTTTCAACAGTATACTCGAACCTGGAAGGGTCTATAATCATAGTGTTACTTATAGATTTGGAGTAATAGCTTGA
- the LOC143366066 gene encoding galactose mutarotase isoform X1: MCMHDAAVLIGTWYMHIHRFVVQLRRVVNMVNNVHLSSIAITVLHLFGSTMDSSGEESIIMEKWGSIDGRCIEKYTLKNKAGQEVDIITYGATITSIRTPDKQGKIADIVLGFDNVQGYTSASNPYFGATIGRVANRIGKGEFILNGIKYHVTRNKGQHSLHGGAKGWSSKVWIATIRNDWLVLTLLSEDGDEGYPGAAIASAAFNLTADGELRIVMKAFVTKATPINLTNHSYFNLAGHESNATELYKHQVTLNANSWTVTDAESIPTGEIRSVENTIMDLRNSTTLGHVIDKVSGGGYDHNFCVTATDTGDDTVFVARVLHPTSGRYLEVYSNQPGVQFYTSNFLPEQGSPGIRGKNNSEYFKHGAFCLETQNYPDAVNHKNFFNSILEPGRVYNHSVTYRFGVIA; the protein is encoded by the exons ATGTGCATGCACGACGCTGCTGTATTGATAGGAACTTGGTATATGCATA TACATAGATTCGTCGTTCAGCTGCGCCGCGTCGTCAACATGGTCAACAACGTGCATCTCTCCAGTATAGCGATAACAGTCCTACATCTGTTCGG ATCGACCATGGACTCGAGCGGTGAAGAATCAATAATAATGGAGAAATGGGGATCTATCGATGGACGATGCATAGAAAAGTACACTTTAAAAAACAAAGCTGGTCAAGAGGTGGATATTATAACATATGGTGCGACGATAACGTCCATTAGAACACCAGATAAACAGGGTAAAATAGCGGACATCGTTCTAGGCTTCGATAACGTCCAAG GGTACACGAGTGCGAGCAATCCGTACTTCGGCGCGACGATAGGGCGAGTTGCGAACCGTATTGGTAAAGGTGAATTTATTTTGAACGGAATCAAGTATCATGTAACCAGGAACAAAGGGCAGCACAGTCTTCACGGTGGTGCGAAGGGTTGGAGTTCGAAAGTATGGATTGCCACTATTCGAAACGACTGGCTCGTATTGACGCTTTTAAGCGAAGACGGCGACGAAGGTTATCCAGGGGCTGCTATAGCTTCTGCAGCTTTTAACCTAACCGCTGACGGCGAGTTGCGTATCGTTATGAAAGCTTTCGTTACCAAAGCTACCCCGATCAACTTGACTAATCACAGTTACTTCAACTTGGCCGGCCAT GAAAGTAATGCTACCGAACTATATAAACATCAAGTCACTTTAAATGCGAATAGTTGGACCGTTACTGACGCAGAAAGTATTCCCACCGGTGAAATTCGATCGGTTGAGAATACTATAATGGATTTGAGAAACTCGACGACACTTGGGCATGTTATTGATAAAGTGTCTGGCGGTGGTTACGATCATAATTTTTGTGTCACAGCGACTGACACCGGGGATGATACAGTATTTGTTGCTAGAGTATTACATCCGACTTCTGGAAGATACTTGGAGGTTTATTCCAATCAACCAGGCGTACAATTTTATACATCTAATTTCCTGCCCGAACAAGGGAGCCCGGGTATTAGAGGAAAGAATAACAGTGAATATTTCAAGCACGGAGCATTCTGCTTGGAAACACAGAATTATCCAGACGCTGTGAATCAT AAAAACTTTTTCAACAGTATACTCGAACCTGGAAGGGTCTATAATCATAGTGTTACTTATAGATTTGGAGTAATAGCTTGA